Within Fusarium fujikuroi IMI 58289 draft genome, chromosome FFUJ_chr08, the genomic segment AGAAAATGGCCCCAGGAGCGCTCAAAGGTAAAATGAGAGAAGGCTTGCGCAATCTCATTGAATGGATTACTGTCGTCTTCCAGGACATAAGCCCCGTTGCTATTGTACTTGGTATACTCGCCCTCAATGAACGGCTCCAGCGATAAATTGTCGTCTGATTTAGATCCGCGAGACATGTCCTGAAGACAAAGAGTAGTTATGAAATCAATAGGCTGCGAAGACTTGATAAGCCCGTTGAACTCTAGCGCAAATGCTTTGCAGAGTGCTTGCATTCGCATATCCTCAATTAGATTGGCAAGTCTGTGTTCAGTGTGTTTGAATGACTTGAGAACGAATTTGCTCGTGGTTGCAGCTGGGCGAGCATACGCCGCGACGCGCAGAGATCCTTCAGCAAAAGGCTTGGAACGGGCATTGATATCGAGCTTGACAAGTccaagcttgatgttctcgtcATTGTCCAACATTGCATCTAGAGTATCAGCTCCATGGACGCTCAAGTCCAGACAAAAGCCTTCCGtggtgagcttcttgtctAACCAGCCAGGGGCGTTCCAGCGCGGCGGTGATGTCTCAAGAGCAACGCTTTTGCTGGTTACACTTCTGGCAACACTGCCGTCTTCCAAGATAGCAGTCAACTCTGGGCGCCCGGACATGTGCGAGCCACCGCGGCTCCCGCCCCTCATTGCCAGAGTCAAGCGGTTTGCTGTACGCGATACTGAAGACGTGACAGTGCTGACGACTAAATGCTTGATGGCTGTGTATCCAGTTCCGAGCTGGAGTTCTTCGAAGAGGGGCCCAGTACTCGTGGCTGTTCTCTTGGCCCGTGACTTGGCCAAGATGAGCGAGTCCTCAATCGCAATGTTGTAAGAATTCTTCTCATGGAGCTTGACGTCCGCACCCGAGAAACCACCACCGTAGGACTTGCCAAACTCAAGGGCCATCCGGTCAGTAGATGAGTTGATCCGCAGAAGAGCATAGTTGACCTTGAGTTTGACAAGGCGGCTGAGAAGATTTGCATGTGTGAGACCATGGGGTTCACTGGCCGTTCTGTAgtagtcatcatcactctcctCATAGTCATGTAGAGCATGTCCATGAGGAGGGGCATCGGCGATGTGGATCAGACATCTGGTCTGCTGCATCCATGAGGCATTGATAGCCTTCTGTATACCGCCCAGAACATCCTCGGGGATATCTCCACCACCCGATGCCTGGAGGCTGGCCAGGAAGTTGTACACCTCCGTGACAGATGTAGTGAAGTCGAGGAATTCTATGTTGGGCTCATCGCCATGGTCTTTGTATCCAACCACCGCAACGCGCACATTTGACTCGTTTAAGAAGACTtctttgatctctttgaCAATGGAGCGGATTTGATTCTTTGCTGTCTCAATGTAACTATTCATAGAGTATGTTGTGTCAAGCAGGAAGAGGATATCAGTGGAACAGGAGTTTTTGAACAGGTCAGACTTGGAATAGGCTGGAGCTGCAGCGTTGGCACGCGCAACCTCTGACTTGAGTGCTGATAGTCGACTCTTGCTATAGGCAGCCGAGATAGTCGAGCTATCCTTGACCCTGCTTACTGACGATGGGGTTGGAACATTGGTATGGGTTCGATAGGACGGTGGCACGCTTGGTCCAGAACCTGAAGCATCACGAACCAAAGACGCGCGGAGCAGTTCATCTGCTGCAGAGGAGCCTTTGGGTTTGGATATGCTTGAGCGAGTGATGCTTGCTGAGGAACGGGGCGTCTTGGCCTTCAACGTCGATGCTTCTTGTGCAGTAACGTCAGGCTTGCGTGTAAGAgattgacgaagaagatcatcCGCAAGCCTCGCAATACTGTCTTTGGAGCTTTTGGTGTTGGACTTAACGGATCGCTTGACCGAGGCAGATGGATCGCGTGGGTCCATGGTGATTAAGATTATTGCAGCATTCACTGAGCGGATGGCAAAGTTTGGGTGGATAGTCTAACAGAGTAACAGGACTGAAGTGAGTCGCCATCGGTTTATGATCATATATGAGACGAGATGGCCACTCGATCTAGGTCTAGACACAGCCTGTACACCCGGAGCTAGGGGGTACCAATAAAGCCGAAGAAAGAGATGACTGCCTATATTTTCAAGCCATCTGCAAGCCCCATGCATCCAAACAGGGGGGGCCAAAGCGACCATGTCGGCCGGAGCCTTGTTTTTTTGAAAGCAATGGCTCAGAACGATATTTCAATTTACCAAACCGGAGGATCGTTCCAAAATACCAGTCCTAGGTAACATTGGAATTGGAAGAATCCGGTGAATATGGTCGAGTATTTGGTATGTGAATCAAGTTCTACAGGGCGAGGTTTGTAAGAAGAACAATTGCAAGGTACAAATGCCCACCCGAGCCTTATCTCACCAACGCTCTATGACTGACCGACACGTAGCCTACATATTCCTGCAGCTAAGACTGATTATCACCCGATGGCTGCAAAGCCCAGCGGCTAAGTTGAAAATCAGACTGGGTGTCTGCGTGCGGCTGAAGAGGGGTTCGCCATTTACAAGATGTCTATTTTTACAGCACCTGGCGCCTTATTTACAGGGCCATTGGCTCTTTTCGCGAGCTGAAAGACTCGGGCCCTGGACTGAGACCCGGGGGCAGAGCCGAtgttggctttggcggcTGGGCTCATTGCGACTTTGCTACTCAATCATTTCTTGTCGTTTTCGAGATGAACTTCGTTTCTGTCCGTATCTAGACTACAGTAAAGCTGTCTAGACATTCATCCAGCCTGTGTTAATAGATATGTGACAGCTGGAGGATGGATAGCCAAAATGGGTTTCTCTCAAGCCTCGCTGTCGGCTCAAGCTTGTCTCCCAATCTCGATATCCTCTCTCGCTACGCCGGCCTCTCCCCTCCGTCCTCGATCGAAACGCTCAAAACTCCTTCGACGATCGACTATGAAGCCTCAACAACCGTTGAGCATCGCAGCGCCGCTCGCGCATTGCTCGTGAGAGCGCGAACAAGCGGTGCAGGCTACCGTCCCCCGGACCAGCAGAAGAGACATCTCTTGCGCGTACCGAGCAGAAGAAGTTTGAAGCTGAATGAAGAGAGATGGACTTTTACAAAACATGAGGTCGGAAAGGCTCTCAATGAGCTTCTTTGTATGGCTCCATTGCCTGATGTGCAAGTAGCGCACGCAGTGCTTGCTTCTGTACACATTGACTCGCTGGATGAGCTATGGGAGCACTTCAAGGACAGCAAGCTACAAAAGAGGCAATCCAGCATTTTTCGTcgctcaacttcttcaaacaACGGACTTTCTAGTTGGTTGAGTACCGTCACGGGCCAGGAAAACATACCGTATATCCATCTGCTGTGCCAGTATAACGCAGGGCCAAATCTGTTGAATCAAGCCTTAGTAATTGCGCTCGCCAGGCGCGGTATCTCCTCAATGAAGCTTCTTCTAAGCTTTGGAGCGTGCATCCTACCCATCTGCAAGGATTATGTGCGTTCGTTTGTTGCAAAGAACGACATCGACGTTGTAAAGCTTTTGCTTTCGGCTCCAAAGGGCATGAATGTCGAGGATTGGCAATACTCCCTGCAAGCAAATATTGAAGGAGCTCCCCGTGGTATATGCGAAACAAGCATTCTGCTTCAGTGCATTCATCAACGGCCAGATATTGCAGCCGGGGAATatcttctcaaagccatCGATGCCAACAACgttgccgccgccgccgttCTTCTTTCCTATCTGTCTACTCGAACCTCCATGATGCCTCCCATGTTTTCCGTTCAGAAGTTCAGCGTCACATCTTTCTTAAGCACAACAGGAAACGGAGTCGAGCATGAGAATGTTGCTGTACAGGCATGCGAGCGCATCTCGAGGAACCCGGATTACGAGACAAGATACACGTTCTACTGCCTTCTCGATGAAACAAATCTTCTGAGAGATGTGCCAGCTCTTCGGCAAGAGATGTCTTACAGCGTCATGGCCAAAAGGACCCCTATGATTAACCTTCTGGTCAAAGCCGGAGTGCGTCCATCCATCGAAGAGGCTGTGTCTATGATGGACTTTTCCATTCTAGAGATAATGCTTGCCGCGATTAGAGGGAGAGACGATATTCCAAACCTACTGTCACTTGTCCGGTTCGATACTTCAGAGGACATTATGCTTCGTTTTCTGGGTATGTTGGCTGCAAACAACTTACACTTTGAAGGACTACCACTGGATCAAAAGTTCAACGAAGCCATTTCCAAAAGGCATCATCGTACTGTTGATGCATTCCAGAAAATGGGTGCAACCATCACATACAAGTCCATCCACATGGCACTCAGCTCTGCTGATGTCGAGATGCTGAGGATCCTGCTACGAGGGGATATCAGTGATGACGAGCTTTCCCCTGCACTATCAGACGCAATGAAGATTTTGGATCCATCAATTCGACGTACGGCCGTCAAAATGCTCGCTGATAAAGGCATATGGAAAGAAGCTCTGCTTGAACAACTGTGTCTTATCATTCAATCTCCCGATCCTGAtctgaagctcctcaagatTATACTCCAATACAAACTACCGCTGCATGGGAAAGAGGATAGGTTGAACGTAATTTACCTCGCCATTCACAAAGCATCTCTCCCAGTCATGGAGCTTCTCTGGAGATCATATCCCCACCCCGAATCCCTATCTGAAGCCCTCCCCAAAGCCTTTTCGCGCATCGCAGAAGACGGCGGCAATCTCACCCACGATATCATCCAGTTCCTTCTCAAGAATGGCGTGAAGGGAATAGGACTTGACAAGACGCTTCTGGTAGCTGCTGGGTCCAAGAGCCCTCGTGCATTGGATATTATTCGTTTGTTGCTCAAGCATGGTGCAAATGCGAACTACAACCACGGCAATGCTTACGCCGCTGCTATCAACGATTACGCTAGGCTCGAGATTATATGCAAGGCTTGTCCGGTAACAGAATCTGTCGTTAAGGGACTTCTTCCGTCGTTGCTCGAGGCGAGTAGTGCCAACACACAGACATTGGAGCTAGTGCTGCAGTCAGCATCGTCGAATGGATCAGCGATAGACTTCACAGAGGTACCAAACTTATTGGAAGGCCATCCAAACATGGCGGCCATTATTCCATGTCTCATGAAGCATGGCTTTGATATAAACCTTCAAAAAGGCGTGATCATAACCTTTGCCGTGGAGAAGAGCGACGTTCCGCTGTTGAAGACTTTGCTCTCCGTCAATACATCTACCAATTCTCTCAAGACTGGCTTCACAGCTACAAAGAAGACTAAATTTCGAGAGGCGAGGCTTGATATGATGAGACTCCTCCTCGATAAGGCTGGTAACGCAGAAATTGGCCAGTCTGAATTGCTCTACGACGAAACACTGGAGGCCTTATCTAAGTCAGGGGATGACAGGGGCTTCAAAATGCTTCTTGCTCACAAGCCAGTTGTCAGTACCAAATCCCTCGGTATTGCTGCTGCGATCTCTTCAAGGTCTACGACTGTTTTAGAGATGCTGCTTTCACGTCAACCAAGCGGGGAATCTATCCGCACAGCTTGTATTGCAGCATTTAGATCGCCCAAGCTGAATGATGATCAGAAGGAATCTGTCCTAGGGTTGTTACTGGACGCCAAGCCAGGGTTGACGAAGGATGAAACTTCGAGCCTACTGCGTGCCATGGTGGAGCAGTATGGAGACTCCACGCTAGTTCCACTGATGCTCATTAAACGTGGTGTAGAAATCACGGCCGCTCACCTCGAGGCGACTCTCACCACAAGCAGCAAAGAACTATTCACACTTCTAATTCGCGAAGTGAGACCCACTAGCGCTGTAAATGAGTGCTTTGCTCAAGCAGTGTCCTCCGCCATGACGGTCGAGAGGCGTCGCTGGGTTTACGAAGTCCTTCTTAACACCGGAAAAGTTTCAACTACTACTACCTCGGCAGCGCTCATCATATCACTTAACGAGGGAACGCCTGACGTGGGACTAGTAAAGCTGTTACTTAAGCATGGTGCTGATGTGAAGTTGAAGGAATTCCTCCCTCTAAAATTGGCTTTTAAACTCAAATCAGCTGAGATTACCAAGCTACTCATCCAATCTATCAAGGACGATAATACCGCTGCTGCAGCTTTCGACCTAGTACGAACATCGACGGCGATGAAGCCAGCGTTCAGAGCCATGGTATATACTAGTCTTCTGAAACACAAAATCACCGAGGACAAACTTACACTAGCTCTCATCGACACGTTGAAGAATGCCCCAGACATAGATACCATGAAACTGCTCCTTGAGCGAGGAGCTATCCCGAGTGCAGACGGCGCCAAATGTTTTGTCCTAGCTTGCAAAGCGGGAAATGAGGCCGCTCTCAGAGTCATGTGCCAATATGCGAATGTTGACGCAGTGACTCTAGCTCTAATTGAGCGCTGCTCCAAGGAAAAGGAGGTCATCACATGGCTGAAATCTTGCATGCCCGAATTACGCAAAGTTCATCTTAAGGACTCGAATCTGCTGTACAAGGCTATGGCCAAGTTCCCTGAGGGAGGGGCTCTTCTAGAAAAGCTGCTTCATTACGGGGTATCAGCAGGGGCGATGAAATCGGCTTCATTATGCAAACAGTGGAAACGTGAGCCGATTACACCTTTGCTTTGGGGGCTCATATCGGACTTGAAGATATCAAACAGAACCCTGCTAGCTCTCGTCGCCAAGGGAGATGATGGTAAGCACCCAACCCTTGAGTTGCTGTTGTCGATTTCATAGCTGACGATGACTAGCAAATCTGTTGTACTCAACACCCAGCTCCCAGGTATCAGCTGCTTTCGCCTGTATGCTCGACCCCAAACGCAACCCTGTTCTCGAGTCTCTCATCAAATTACACGGTAAAGATATAAGAATGTCTGTTATTCCAGGGCGTTCATTTTCATACCTGAGTCAGAAGCCTAAAACACCAGATCCCACCAAACTCATGACCCACGACCTGCCTTTAAGCGATGCGGCTCTTTATCTAGGCAACCTAAAAGCCTACATTTCCCTAGGTGGTGGCAAAGATATAAACAATGGGTCACTACACACAGCTGCTTTGCTCGCGCTACCAGAATTTGTCCGGTGGCTGCTGCAATGGCACAGCGCAGATCTCGAGCACGAGGCCTTTGGAATGATGATCCCCCTCGTGGTAGCTTGTCGCTCTGAGGCACGGCCGTGGTGCAGGGTTGCCAACGCTGAGGGTTCTTTTGAAAAGCGGAGGGTAAAGACGATGCAGCTGCTTGCCAGAAAGACGGATCTGTCTTGGCGCAACCGAAGAAAGACTGTACTACATTTTGCCATAGATGAAGGACCAGATGCTCTGCAAGCTATGCTGGAGGCTCTTGATGTAGCGCACGATGCGCGACGTAATGAGCGGTATCTATATACGGACCGGGAAGGTATCATATACTCCCTCAGCTACTACATCAGCCATCTCTTGGATCCCGACACCAAGGATACTAAAGCCCTGAAAATGATTCAATTGCTGCGCGGCACCGGTAAGCTGAAGGATATCATGTATCGACCTGAGGAACCAGGTCCTGGAGTTGAACAGCCCGTTGGGTATTGTGGGATGCCGCCTGACCTTGAGAGAAAATGGGATGCATATAATGACTATGATTCTGTGTATTAGAGCACTCGAAGTACGAATGATGCTATAAGGGGCGCAGTTCGACTCAGGATTCCTTTGGAAAATTGTTATATGCTAAAGTAGAATTGGACTGATGGAAAAGGTACGCGAGGCTGGCTCCGGTAGAGTTCCACCGATCTATAACCTTTTCGATTTCCGCGATTTCCGTGATTTCGATTTTCTGTGAGTCGCTTCCTGAGAACGAAAGAATTTCTCCTACTTGTTTCCGCAGGTTTCTTGTATGACTTGTAGACCACAGGCCATGAGGGCCTGTTCACCTTGACAGGATTCGCGGCCAAGTCAGCCTTCACCGACTTCCTGAGCTCTGCGAGGGACTCTTTGCTAGTCCCTTGGAGTTTAGGAGACCAGCTACCAGAGCCGCCCGCAGCCGTCATACACGCAAGTTTCCTGGCATTCCTTTTGTCTCTAGAGCTTCCGCAACACATTGTGATGAGTGGGATGTGATGCTGAAGATTCTGGATCGATAGTCGGGATGAAGTTAAAGAAGGGGGTTGAAAGATGATTTTGTGTTAGGGTCTCTGTCtatatgaagaagagaggattgTTCGATGGGGAAAATGAAGGCCAGTGATCAGACAGGTCACTGTTTATTTATAGACACTCTCCAAGGCCATGCGTCTTCTCTTAAGTTAAATAGAAAAACCTAGATTGTGAATAATTTGCCCGCATTCGGAGCAGCAGATAACATCTACCTTTGATTAGCAAGAGGGGAGCTCGGAAAAATGCTGAAAGCAATGAGAAAGTTGCATACCTATCACAAGTCGATTATAAAGTTACATTTAATCCCATCATCTCGCTATCGAATAAAAACACTGAATCTTGTCCCAGAAGACCGCCAACAAGTCTCGGGTTGACCATGATAGACGATTGTACACAGTTGTGGACGAATAGGATTTTCTCTGTGCTGAGGAATTACGAAACACCATATTAACAAACTATCCGAGATCGCCAAAGACAGGCTGTTCTGATGGCGAGAGGCTGCCGATAGATTTAGATTCGGTGGCAAACCTTAAGAGTTAGATCTCTCGACGAGACAGATCGAGACAACAAATCAAATCAATACCTTCAATTGTTGAACTTCCACTAGATCATAAGCGTCTTATTATAGCCAATCACTACCATGCCAGCTCTGGTCCCAGATCTGAACGTCGTATAGCATGCCATGAGTTTCACTGGCCATTAGGCCATTGCGGAGAAACACATTTTGCTATGATCGAGAAGCTTTCCAAGGGCTCTACATGCGTCTCACAAAGTCAATTGAATTTTTACCCACTACTACCTATTAGTAAGAGCCGAATACGATATAACTTGGGATCTCGTTTCTGAGTAGGTATCATAGCGAGCCTTTAGACtagtttattttggcactcTAATCTAATTCTCTTGCTCTCTGAGGGCTTGCGTAAATCCACGGACAGAAACACAGCTTTCGTTGCGGGAAAAGAGTCATTTTGTTTACCCAAGTTACTACGAAAAAGACAGTAAAAAACCCTCGTCCTTTTGCTTTCTCTTACTTTCCTCCTACCAAGGCAAAGTGACCTAAACCTTCGCTTTTGCTTTCACAACAGCCCGTCTTATGCTTTCATAGCCCTTATCTCATCGGTTTGCCCAAAAACGGTGTATTGACAGGCGTGGGGTCCATCTTGTTCAATGTAGAGCTCCTGAAGCGCCCTCTCCGCCTATTTCCCCTGATACCAGGAGTGGAAATCGATGGCTGAACTGCAACCATTTGAAGAGGGGGTGGCCGCTGTCCAAATCTGTCTATCTCTTCTGGGGTGATGCTCATATCTTGATGATATATCGTGTGATGTCCAGTCAGGTCGCCATTCTCTGTAGCTGAAACTGATGTTCTTCGTGTAATCGTAAGGGCCGCTTGGGCAGATCCAGTCGGCGCTACACTCCCTGATGGAGAGGGATCTGCTTCTCCTACTTCACATCCTAATGAAGTGATCCGTTCATGCAACATGATATCGATTTCACGCATCTTTGACACGATGCTATCGTTGGGCGGAAGGAGACTCATTGTGTCGGCATGGTTGGCGAGAGTGCTTTGCAGTTGAGTGATGAGATCACTAAAACTATTTAGCTCTGGGTCTAAATATTCTCAGCACTGACAGGTTTATGACGTACGGCATCCTGAAAGTTCAAGTTTCTCAGCTTAGTTCTGTTGTCGGTGATCGACTCGTAGGAGACTGTGAGTTGAGTTTGATAGACAGGTTCTGGATGCGGGTTTTGAGATGATGGGAAGAACTAG encodes:
- a CDS encoding related to protein kinase; amino-acid sequence: MDPRDPSASVKRSVKSNTKSSKDSIARLADDLLRQSLTRKPDVTAQEASTLKAKTPRSSASITRSSISKPKGSSAADELLRASLVRDASGSGPSVPPSYRTHTNVPTPSSVSRVKDSSTISAAYSKSRLSALKSEVARANAAAPAYSKSDLFKNSCSTDILFLLDTTYSMNSYIETAKNQIRSIVKEIKEVFLNESNVRVAVVGYKDHGDEPNIEFLDFTTSVTEVYNFLASLQASGGGDIPEDVLGGIQKAINASWMQQTRCLIHIADAPPHGHALHDYEESDDDYYRTASEPHGLTHANLLSRLVKLKVNYALLRINSSTDRMALEFGKSYGGGFSGADVKLHEKNSYNIAIEDSLILAKSRAKRTATSTGPLFEELQLGTGYTAIKHLVVSTVTSSVSRTANRLTLAMRGGSRGGSHMSGRPELTAILEDGSVARSVTSKSVALETSPPRWNAPGWLDKKLTTEGFCLDLSVHGADTLDAMLDNDENIKLGLVKLDINARSKPFAEGSLRVAAYARPAATTSKFVLKSFKHTEHRLANLIEDMRMQALCKAFALEFNGLIKSSQPIDFITTLCLQDMSRGSKSDDNLSLEPFIEGEYTKYNSNGAYVLEDDSNPFNEIAQAFSHFTFERSWGHFLVTDLQGVGNSFTDPAIQTKDPERFKLGETNLGEEGFKFFFALHECKTTCRQLGLLTNKEMLISGKLIFRSTWPAMDPTVCCSNKLCRKIIRLATANKSSDHPEHNWCDVCFPQLKLSEVKVACGGSKHSFQVSKFYHESQGEKTPTVCEEHREKDSTVTSVVGGGLWETTKSTEKKEILGRLW